A single region of the Methylocystis echinoides genome encodes:
- a CDS encoding DoxX family protein, with translation MTLRIIPERYLPHVQGLLRIATALLFLQHGTAKLFGVPHVDMFNGLKLFSLLGVGGAIELVGGALLLIGLFTRPVAFILSGEMAVAYFGFHAFQNFWPILNKGELAALYCFVFLFFAVAGPGKFAVDRA, from the coding sequence ATGACGCTGCGAATCATCCCCGAGCGATACCTTCCGCATGTGCAGGGCCTGCTGCGGATCGCGACCGCGCTGCTGTTTTTGCAGCACGGAACCGCGAAGCTCTTCGGCGTGCCGCATGTCGACATGTTCAACGGGCTGAAGCTGTTCTCGCTGCTCGGCGTCGGCGGCGCGATCGAACTCGTGGGCGGCGCGCTGTTGCTCATCGGCCTGTTCACGCGGCCAGTCGCCTTCATCCTGTCGGGCGAGATGGCGGTGGCCTATTTCGGATTTCACGCCTTTCAGAACTTCTGGCCGATCCTGAACAAGGGCGAACTCGCCGCGCTCTACTGCTTCGTTTTTCTCTTCTTCGCCGTCGCCGGCCCCGGGAAATTCGCGGTCGACCGCGCCTGA
- the pgsA gene encoding CDP-diacylglycerol--glycerol-3-phosphate 3-phosphatidyltransferase codes for MTETAVTTKRRSHALALPNILTYGRCVAVPVVAGLLIESSEDWARWTALGVYTAAAVTDFLDGYLARAWQQQSPIGRMLDPIADKLLVAATILAVVANQTLVGWTLWAAIIILCREILVSGLREYLAELKVRLPVSTIAKWKTAFQLVSLGFFIAGPAGEAVLPGAVKIGSAMLWVAAVLTLYTGADYMQAAFAHFGEDDAS; via the coding sequence ATGACCGAGACCGCCGTCACAACCAAGCGCCGTTCCCATGCCCTGGCGCTGCCCAATATCCTCACCTATGGGCGGTGCGTCGCCGTCCCGGTGGTGGCGGGGCTTTTGATCGAGTCCAGCGAGGATTGGGCGCGCTGGACGGCGCTCGGGGTCTATACGGCGGCCGCCGTCACGGATTTTCTCGACGGCTATCTGGCGCGCGCCTGGCAGCAGCAGTCGCCGATCGGCCGCATGCTCGATCCGATCGCGGATAAATTGCTCGTCGCCGCAACGATTCTCGCCGTGGTCGCCAATCAGACGCTCGTCGGCTGGACGCTCTGGGCCGCAATCATCATCCTCTGCCGCGAGATCCTCGTTTCCGGCCTGCGCGAATATCTGGCCGAGCTCAAGGTGCGCCTGCCGGTCTCGACCATCGCCAAGTGGAAGACCGCGTTTCAGCTCGTATCGCTCGGTTTCTTCATCGCCGGTCCGGCGGGCGAAGCGGTTCTGCCCGGCGCCGTGAAGATCGGCTCGGCGATGCTCTGGGTCGCGGCGGTTCTCACGCTCTACACCGGCGCGGATTACATGCAGGCGGCGTTCGCGCATTTCGGGGAAGACGACGCGTCATGA
- the moaD gene encoding molybdopterin converting factor subunit 1, which translates to MKAVYFAWVRERIGVSEEEIDPPREVETVRQLVDWLSARGEGYAAAFANPKTIRAAIDKTHAAPDAPIGAAREIAFFPPMTGG; encoded by the coding sequence ATGAAGGCGGTGTATTTCGCCTGGGTTCGGGAGCGCATCGGCGTCTCCGAGGAGGAGATCGATCCGCCGCGCGAGGTCGAGACCGTGCGCCAGCTCGTCGACTGGCTGTCGGCGCGCGGAGAGGGCTACGCCGCCGCTTTCGCCAATCCGAAGACGATCCGCGCGGCCATTGACAAGACCCACGCCGCGCCGGATGCGCCGATCGGCGCCGCGCGCGAGATCGCCTTCTTCCCGCCGATGACGGGCGGATGA
- a CDS encoding molybdenum cofactor biosynthesis protein MoaE, which translates to MSVEATIRVQAADFDAAQEEALLTQGRRDVGALVAFTGLCRDDDGALAALELEHYPGMAEEEIGRVARDALARWPLTGLTVIHRHGLIRPGERIVLVVAAARHRGEAFAAAEFMMDYLKTRAPFWKKERRVDGTDGGWVAAKDADDSAAARWES; encoded by the coding sequence ATGAGCGTCGAGGCCACGATCCGCGTCCAGGCGGCGGATTTCGACGCCGCGCAGGAAGAGGCGCTGCTGACGCAGGGACGCCGCGACGTCGGCGCCCTTGTCGCCTTCACCGGCCTGTGCCGCGACGACGACGGCGCCCTCGCGGCGCTCGAACTCGAGCATTATCCCGGCATGGCGGAAGAGGAGATCGGCCGCGTCGCGCGCGACGCGCTGGCCCGCTGGCCGCTGACCGGTCTGACCGTCATCCATCGCCATGGGCTGATCCGGCCGGGCGAGCGCATCGTTCTCGTGGTCGCGGCGGCGCGTCACCGTGGCGAGGCTTTCGCCGCGGCCGAGTTCATGATGGATTATCTCAAGACCCGCGCGCCCTTCTGGAAGAAGGAGCGCCGGGTGGATGGGACGGACGGCGGCTGGGTCGCGGCGAAGGACGCCGATGACTCGGCGGCTGCGCGCTGGGAAAGTTGA
- a CDS encoding PAS domain-containing protein — translation MQKSSEALAGSSAVGGRVAASESQAARQAENFARAQELGQIGWWRLDTALDVLTWSEENYRIFGAPCGAPQSYQTFLEHVHPDDRGAVDESWAAALAGAPYDIEHRIIANGAVKWVREKAVLEFDGKGVLLGAFGITQDITEQKRSSTRCNGACAGTNF, via the coding sequence ATGCAGAAGTCATCTGAGGCGCTGGCCGGATCGAGTGCTGTCGGCGGTCGTGTCGCGGCGTCGGAGAGTCAGGCCGCGCGGCAGGCTGAAAATTTCGCGCGCGCTCAGGAACTCGGCCAGATTGGCTGGTGGCGTCTCGATACGGCGCTCGACGTTCTGACCTGGTCGGAAGAGAACTATCGGATATTCGGCGCGCCTTGCGGCGCACCGCAAAGCTACCAGACTTTTCTGGAGCATGTGCATCCCGACGACCGCGGGGCGGTGGATGAGAGCTGGGCCGCAGCGCTGGCAGGCGCGCCCTACGACATCGAACACCGCATCATCGCCAATGGCGCGGTGAAATGGGTCCGGGAAAAAGCCGTTCTCGAATTCGACGGGAAGGGGGTTCTGCTCGGCGCCTTTGGAATCACGCAGGACATCACCGAGCAGAAAAGGTCGAGCACGCGCTGCAATGGAGCGTGCGCCGGAACGAACTTCTGA
- a CDS encoding hybrid sensor histidine kinase/response regulator, whose amino-acid sequence MRRNELLTKTAARLLESSDAQMIVEQLCAEVMTFLDCELFFNFVADDDAPRLRLNACAGVSREIAEQIEWLDFGVAVCGCVARDRERIIAESISSVEDERTTLIRGFGVEAYCCHPLMAQGKLLGTLSFGSRSRPTFRDEEVEVMQAVSNLLAMAMARLKMEQALREADRRKDEFLATLAHELRNPLAPIRSGLQVLKSETAQGPKAARVQEIMARQLDHVVRLVDDLMEVSRIRSGKIALRLEPVDLAAVIGQAVESSQPFLDANGVAISVATPEAPLYVEGDPVRLAQVVSNLLNNAGKYTEPGGRVDITLDHSDGWATLSVADTGVGIPTDLLPQVFDLFAQVDRNLGRAQGGLGIGLALVRKLVALHGGEVTAQSAGQGHGSRFTVRLPVTDAIPAGTTNASVSSNERTGQRVLVIDDNRDAAASMSMLLETMGADARVAGDGETGVAVFETFHPALVFLDLGMPGMDGFETARRLRATPAGRAATLVALTGWGGEYTRARTKAAGFDLHLTKPASVEDVRRVLACGQG is encoded by the coding sequence GTGCGCCGGAACGAACTTCTGACCAAGACGGCGGCGCGGCTTCTCGAATCCAGCGACGCCCAGATGATCGTCGAGCAGCTTTGCGCCGAGGTCATGACGTTTCTCGACTGCGAGCTGTTCTTCAATTTCGTCGCCGACGACGACGCCCCGCGCTTGCGGCTGAACGCCTGCGCGGGAGTTTCCAGGGAAATCGCCGAGCAGATCGAATGGCTCGACTTCGGCGTCGCCGTCTGCGGCTGTGTCGCACGCGACCGGGAGCGCATCATCGCCGAAAGCATTTCCAGCGTCGAGGACGAGCGCACAACACTCATTCGCGGCTTTGGGGTCGAGGCCTATTGCTGCCATCCGCTGATGGCGCAGGGCAAACTGCTCGGCACCCTGTCCTTCGGCTCCAGATCGCGCCCGACCTTCCGCGACGAGGAGGTCGAGGTCATGCAGGCGGTGAGTAATCTCCTCGCCATGGCGATGGCGCGGCTCAAGATGGAGCAGGCGCTGCGCGAGGCCGACCGGCGGAAGGATGAGTTTCTGGCGACGCTGGCCCATGAGCTGCGCAATCCGCTCGCGCCCATTCGCAGCGGACTGCAGGTTCTCAAATCCGAGACCGCGCAGGGGCCGAAGGCGGCGCGCGTGCAGGAGATCATGGCGCGCCAGCTCGATCACGTCGTCAGGCTGGTGGACGATCTCATGGAGGTCTCGCGCATCCGCAGCGGCAAGATCGCGTTGCGCCTGGAGCCGGTCGATCTCGCGGCGGTGATCGGACAGGCCGTCGAGTCCAGCCAGCCCTTTCTGGACGCCAATGGCGTTGCCATCTCCGTCGCGACGCCGGAGGCGCCGCTTTACGTGGAGGGAGACCCGGTGCGCCTGGCGCAGGTGGTCAGCAATCTTCTCAACAATGCGGGAAAATATACAGAGCCCGGCGGACGGGTCGACATCACGCTGGATCATTCGGACGGCTGGGCGACGCTGAGCGTCGCCGACACCGGAGTGGGCATCCCGACGGATCTGCTGCCCCAAGTGTTCGACCTCTTCGCGCAGGTCGACCGCAATCTGGGACGCGCCCAGGGCGGTCTCGGCATCGGCCTCGCGCTGGTGCGCAAACTCGTGGCGCTGCACGGCGGAGAGGTAACGGCGCAGAGCGCGGGGCAGGGCCACGGCTCCCGATTCACCGTGCGTCTGCCTGTGACAGACGCCATCCCCGCCGGGACGACCAACGCGTCTGTCTCGTCAAACGAGCGGACCGGGCAGCGCGTCCTCGTCATTGACGATAATCGCGACGCGGCGGCCAGCATGTCCATGCTGCTTGAAACAATGGGGGCCGACGCACGCGTCGCCGGCGACGGCGAGACCGGCGTGGCGGTCTTCGAGACATTCCACCCCGCGCTCGTCTTTCTGGACCTCGGCATGCCGGGCATGGACGGGTTCGAGACCGCGCGCCGCCTGCGCGCCACGCCGGCGGGCCGGGCGGCCACCCTAGTGGCGCTGACCGGATGGGGAGGAGAATACACGCGGGCGCGGACGAAAGCGGCCGGTTTCGATTTGCATCTGACCAAGCCGGCCTCCGTCGAGGATGTCCGCAGGGTGCTGGCGTGCGGGCAGGGGTGA
- a CDS encoding Yip1 family protein has protein sequence MNDLKDVISRVKGLILAPGKEWEIIETERLSELDLYRRYIALLAAIPPFASFLGSWLFGTHGLHPTFGAGLFRAVVQYALSLPALYLVAFVISMAAPWFDGKSDDRRALTLAAYSYTPAWLAAAFGLVPGLRFLDVLGFYGIYVFSLGLTRMMRVPKDNLDVFTLVTLFLTVSTGALHAWVVSLIAPAQLL, from the coding sequence ATGAACGATCTGAAGGATGTGATCTCCCGGGTCAAAGGCCTGATCCTGGCGCCCGGGAAAGAGTGGGAGATCATCGAGACCGAGCGACTCTCCGAGCTGGATCTCTACCGCCGCTATATCGCCCTTCTCGCGGCCATCCCGCCCTTCGCGAGTTTCCTCGGCTCCTGGCTGTTCGGGACGCATGGTCTGCACCCGACCTTCGGCGCCGGCCTGTTTCGCGCCGTGGTGCAATATGCGCTGAGCCTGCCAGCGCTCTATCTCGTCGCCTTCGTCATTTCGATGGCGGCGCCCTGGTTCGACGGCAAGAGCGACGACCGCCGGGCGCTGACGCTGGCGGCATACTCCTACACGCCAGCCTGGCTCGCGGCCGCTTTCGGACTCGTGCCGGGCCTGCGCTTCCTCGACGTACTGGGATTTTACGGGATCTACGTCTTTTCGCTCGGCCTCACCCGCATGATGCGGGTGCCAAAGGACAATCTCGATGTCTTCACGCTGGTGACGCTGTTTCTCACCGTGTCGACGGGCGCGCTGCATGCGTGGGTGGTGTCGCTGATCGCGCCGGCCCAGTTGCTCTGA